One stretch of Streptomyces peucetius DNA includes these proteins:
- a CDS encoding RICIN domain-containing protein: MARRSRAQRFLAVLGTTALTTAVALTATPPPQARAADATAVTVRPDPSYRQPAFEGWGTSLVWFANATGGYPDEIREELAERLFGDDGLALNIARYNIGGGNAPDVKDYLRPGGAVPGWWRAPEGTTREDTDWWSADDPADWNPDADRAQRWWVDRIKGEVDHWETFSNSPPWFMTNSGYVSGGFDSRTDQLRANSVDDFAAYLAGATERLENAHGIEVDTLDPFNEPNTSYWGTRLGADGEPVGGRQEGAHMGPELQQRVIRALAPALRKSGTHARISAMDETNPTTFARNWSSYPQEVRDLVHQMNVHTYGTGGRTTVRDLAKAADKPLWMSEVGGDWGDGQDFEDMSPGLGLARHIVDDLRELEPRAWVFWQPVEDYDNMAPGGESEKGGNWGSIQLPFDCTAADTLETCPIRTNTKFDTARNFTHYIKPGDRLVKVDDTSSAAAVSRTGDAAAVVHVNDGTAPRTVTVDLSKFGRVDGDATVTPVVTSAEGKLVRHDAVPVTGRSASFTVPAESVTTFLVHGVSGVAEDAPLVHEGRTYLLTGAQSGKALTVTEDGTRLVISTKGQDPAASGQHWQLRPAAGPTGSRKQYVLTDAAGGKRLAERDGAPVLEPDLGRGDRAARWIMSTTGDGTWTLVNASSGRLLEVSGQATHDGAAVTVWQPNSGANQRWTVTDIG; encoded by the coding sequence ATGGCACGCCGCAGCCGCGCACAACGGTTCCTGGCCGTCCTCGGTACCACCGCCCTGACCACCGCCGTCGCCCTGACGGCCACACCGCCGCCCCAGGCACGGGCGGCCGATGCCACGGCCGTCACGGTACGGCCCGACCCCTCGTACCGGCAGCCCGCCTTCGAAGGCTGGGGCACCAGCCTCGTCTGGTTCGCCAACGCGACCGGCGGCTACCCCGACGAGATACGCGAGGAACTGGCCGAACGGCTCTTCGGAGACGACGGCCTCGCCCTGAACATCGCCCGCTACAACATCGGCGGCGGCAACGCCCCGGACGTCAAGGACTATCTGCGGCCCGGGGGAGCGGTGCCCGGCTGGTGGCGCGCCCCCGAGGGCACGACCCGCGAGGACACCGACTGGTGGAGCGCGGACGACCCCGCCGACTGGAACCCGGACGCCGACCGCGCCCAGCGCTGGTGGGTCGACCGGATCAAGGGCGAGGTCGACCACTGGGAGACGTTCAGCAACTCACCGCCGTGGTTCATGACGAACAGCGGCTATGTGTCCGGCGGCTTCGACTCCCGCACCGACCAGCTGCGCGCGAACTCCGTCGACGACTTCGCCGCCTACCTGGCGGGCGCGACCGAGCGACTGGAGAACGCCCACGGCATCGAGGTCGACACGCTCGACCCCTTCAACGAACCCAACACGTCCTACTGGGGCACGCGCCTGGGCGCCGACGGCGAACCGGTCGGCGGCCGGCAGGAGGGCGCCCACATGGGCCCCGAACTCCAGCAGCGGGTGATCCGCGCCCTGGCACCGGCGCTGCGCAAGTCCGGTACGCACGCCCGGATCTCCGCCATGGACGAGACCAACCCCACCACCTTCGCCCGCAACTGGTCCTCCTACCCGCAGGAGGTGCGCGACCTCGTCCATCAGATGAACGTCCACACCTACGGCACCGGCGGCCGCACCACGGTCCGCGACCTGGCCAAAGCGGCGGACAAACCGCTGTGGATGAGCGAGGTCGGGGGCGACTGGGGCGACGGCCAGGACTTCGAGGACATGTCGCCGGGTCTCGGCCTCGCCCGGCACATCGTCGACGATCTGCGTGAACTGGAACCGCGTGCCTGGGTGTTCTGGCAGCCCGTCGAGGACTACGACAACATGGCGCCGGGCGGCGAGTCGGAGAAGGGCGGCAACTGGGGAAGCATTCAGCTGCCCTTCGACTGCACCGCGGCGGACACCCTGGAGACCTGCCCGATCCGTACCAACACCAAGTTCGACACCGCCCGCAACTTCACCCACTACATCAAGCCCGGCGACCGGCTGGTGAAAGTCGACGACACCTCCAGCGCCGCCGCCGTCAGCAGGACGGGCGACGCCGCCGCCGTCGTCCACGTCAACGACGGCACCGCCCCGCGCACCGTCACCGTCGACCTGTCGAAATTCGGCCGGGTCGACGGTGACGCCACCGTCACACCCGTCGTCACCAGCGCCGAGGGGAAGCTCGTCCGGCACGACGCCGTGCCCGTCACCGGCCGGAGCGCCTCCTTCACCGTGCCCGCCGAGTCGGTGACCACCTTCCTGGTCCACGGCGTGTCCGGTGTCGCGGAGGACGCCCCGCTGGTCCACGAGGGCCGCACCTATCTGCTGACGGGCGCGCAGAGCGGCAAGGCGCTCACCGTCACGGAGGACGGGACCCGGCTCGTCATCTCGACCAAGGGCCAGGACCCGGCCGCGTCGGGGCAGCACTGGCAACTGCGGCCGGCCGCCGGGCCGACCGGCAGCCGGAAGCAGTACGTACTCACCGACGCGGCCGGGGGCAAGCGGCTCGCCGAGCGGGACGGAGCACCCGTCCTCGAACCCGACCTCGGCCGCGGCGACCGAGCCGCCCGATGGATCATGTCGACGACCGGTGACGGCACGTGGACGCTGGTCAACGCGTCCTCCGGCCGTCTGCTCGAAGTGTCCGGCCAGGCCACGCACGACGGAGCGGCCGTCACCGTCTGGCAGCCGAACTCCGGCGCCAACCAGCGCTGGACGGTGACCGACATCGGCTGA